The Prochlorococcus sp. MIT 1300 genome has a window encoding:
- a CDS encoding phosphotransferase, translating to MNRDISHALENMGFYDYKIEAVGNGNNSNVYHVKTEGKDYAFKVYPNKGDDQRPRLTTEVNVLRLIRYNGIYKVPKPLSWNTKENWALFSWIDGTRPLKLSCSDWSEFFGFIKSIQNLENPDKIPVNAASESCNTYKEHLDLIETRLIDCKKYLIMKSYKKCEGIVNGLINQLNAIGLITSNCFINDIRILSPSDIGIHNMLRTSDGLNYIDFEYAGWDDPYKLLADCILQPNQIIKQKDVHQMIKIASNAMNIQFDGSNLKIFVSLYRIKWVTIISKLLQKENASEVLWSNTINDYLKQTEYYSWGSNVQF from the coding sequence ATGAATAGAGATATTAGTCATGCCCTAGAGAATATGGGATTCTATGATTATAAAATAGAAGCGGTAGGAAATGGCAATAATAGCAATGTTTATCATGTTAAGACCGAAGGTAAAGATTATGCTTTTAAGGTATATCCAAACAAGGGAGATGATCAAAGGCCCCGGCTAACTACCGAAGTCAATGTACTTAGATTAATCAGATACAATGGGATATATAAAGTTCCAAAACCCCTTAGCTGGAATACAAAAGAAAATTGGGCTTTGTTTAGTTGGATAGACGGAACTAGGCCACTTAAACTAAGCTGTAGTGACTGGTCTGAGTTTTTTGGCTTTATAAAAAGCATACAGAATTTAGAGAACCCAGATAAAATACCAGTAAATGCTGCATCGGAATCATGTAATACGTATAAGGAGCATTTAGACTTGATTGAAACTAGATTAATAGATTGCAAAAAATATTTAATAATGAAGTCATACAAAAAATGCGAAGGTATAGTGAATGGACTGATTAATCAACTAAATGCTATAGGTTTGATCACAAGTAATTGCTTCATAAATGATATCAGGATCTTATCTCCATCAGATATAGGCATACATAATATGTTGAGAACTTCTGATGGATTAAATTATATAGATTTTGAATATGCGGGTTGGGATGATCCATATAAATTATTAGCGGATTGCATACTCCAGCCCAACCAGATTATCAAACAAAAAGATGTTCATCAAATGATTAAAATTGCCAGTAATGCAATGAACATTCAATTCGATGGTAGCAATCTAAAAATATTCGTATCCTTATACAGAATTAAATGGGTTACAATAATATCTAAACTCCTTCAAAAAGAAAATGCTAGCGAAGTTCTATGGTCTAATACTATCAATGATTACTTAAAGCAAACTGAATATTACTCTTGGGGAAGCAATGTTCAATTCTAA
- a CDS encoding transketolase family protein produces the protein MRNAFAQEITNLAKVREDIVLLSGDIGNRMFDSFKEIAPNRFINCGIAEANMMSLASGMALTGLKPVIYTITPFTTTRCLEQIKIGVAYHQASVVIVGTGSGLSYAELGATHHSLEDIAIIKALPGIRILAPADSAQLKVQFREAIELGGPTYIRIGKKGEPNIHNESNNLGIGKANIVRSGEEVMILSIGPIVNEALIASDSLRETGLNVGVSTMGSVRPLDELFLNNLIDNGFHKWVVLEEHYKSGGLATTVLEWLLETNNTNNISLYRIGCESEFIHELGDQSYTRQLAKIDYNGIINKIMDI, from the coding sequence ATGAGAAACGCTTTCGCTCAAGAAATTACTAATCTTGCAAAAGTCAGAGAAGATATTGTTCTCCTATCTGGTGATATTGGCAATAGGATGTTTGATAGCTTTAAAGAAATTGCTCCAAACAGGTTTATCAACTGTGGCATTGCAGAAGCGAATATGATGAGTTTGGCAAGTGGCATGGCTCTTACAGGTCTAAAGCCTGTGATTTATACAATTACGCCGTTTACTACAACTAGATGCTTGGAACAAATAAAGATAGGTGTTGCTTATCATCAAGCATCTGTTGTAATTGTAGGCACTGGATCTGGACTTTCCTATGCTGAACTAGGTGCCACGCATCATTCCTTAGAGGATATAGCAATAATCAAAGCGTTACCGGGAATAAGAATACTTGCTCCAGCGGATAGTGCGCAACTGAAAGTACAATTTCGAGAAGCAATTGAGTTAGGAGGACCCACATATATTAGAATTGGAAAAAAGGGTGAGCCAAATATACATAATGAGTCAAACAATCTTGGCATTGGTAAAGCGAATATTGTCAGGAGTGGTGAAGAAGTGATGATACTTTCAATAGGACCTATTGTTAATGAAGCATTAATTGCTTCCGACAGTCTTAGAGAAACTGGTCTAAATGTAGGTGTTTCGACGATGGGAAGTGTTAGGCCATTAGATGAACTTTTTCTCAACAATCTTATTGATAATGGTTTCCATAAATGGGTTGTTCTTGAAGAACATTATAAAAGCGGTGGATTAGCTACAACAGTTTTAGAATGGCTATTAGAGACAAACAATACCAACAATATCTCTCTATATAGGATTGGGTGTGAAAGTGAATTTATCCATGAACTAGGCGACCAAAGCTATACAAGACAATTAGCCAAAATTGACTACAATGGGATTATCAATAAGATCATGGATATATGA